A window of Apodemus sylvaticus chromosome 9, mApoSyl1.1, whole genome shotgun sequence contains these coding sequences:
- the Rufy4 gene encoding RUN and FYVE domain-containing protein 4, producing MANKGTILNISRNLKNAVSAILQGYGDGQGPVTDTSAELHRLCGCLELLLQFDQKEQRSFLGARKDYWDFLFTALRRQRRYTEPINFICSQDKLKTSLGKGRAFLRLCLARGQLAESMQLCLLNPQLTREWYGPRSPLLCAELQEDILDSLYALNGVAFNLDLQRPDLDEAWPMFSESRCSSPSQTRERRPRKPKGFPEEVRHSRGEQLQGPDPGETSRLRDASREDRPPDLRTPLQHSHLPTSLEEKRGDSRSLHCPQGIWETEREGLQLDQEGGPKTRKFLENSTASIQQQRLRTKDVQMQLTGRNDEGKGRLPGTEGQRTTGGVQKRASDWDHDQGLLAPSLQAREEDAALGNRLGWDQPGALGQSWILGSKKGSTTEKPPEWTGVTSVTVQEDPSEVPLQQEDPGYGLQLAEEQAQCQEQLRAQEEELRALQEQLSRCQEERALLQEMLEQKQQEASRRDAMYQKELEGQRDLVQAMKRRVFELIHEKDLQWQRLQQLSAVAPGHCMGCDKVFRRLSRRYPCRICGGLVCHACSVDYKKRERCCPACAQQEEIQVT from the exons ATGGCCAACAAGGGGACCATCCTCAACATCAGCAGGAACTTGAAAA ATGCCGTCTCTGCCATCCTCCAGGGATACGGGGACGGGCAGGGGCCAGTGACAGACACCAGCGCTGAGCTACACAGACTCTGTGGCTGCCTGGAGCTGCTACTGCAG TTTGACCAGAAAGAGCAGAGGAGCTTCCTGGGGGCTCGGAAGGATTACTGGGACTTCCTGTTCACTGCCCTTCGACGGCAGCGGAGATACACAGAGCCGATAAACTTTATATGCTCACAGGACAAG CTGAAGACCTCACTGGGAAAAGGCCGTGCCTTTCTCCGACTCTGCCTTGCCCGTGGCCAGCTGGCTGAGTCCATGCAGCTGTGCCTCCTGAACCCACAACTCACCAG GGAATGGTATGGCCCTCGGAGCCCTCTGTTGTGCGCTGAGCTCCAGGAAGACATCTTGGACTCTCTCTATGCCCTCAATGGAGTCGCCTTCAACCTGGACCTGCAGCGACCAGACCTGGATGAAGCCTGGCCCATGTTCTCAGA ATCCCGCTGTTCCAGTCCCAGCCAGACCCGGGAAAGAAGACCCAGAAAACCCAAAGGTTTTCCAGAGGAG GTGAGACACTCCAGGGGAGAACAGCTGCAGGGACCAGACCCTGGAGAAACCAGCCGTCTACGAGATGCAAGCAGAGAAGACCGCCCACCTGACCTCCGTACCCCCTTGCAGCATAGCCATCTTCCCACCTCTCTGGAAGAGAAAAGGGGGGATTCCAGAAGCCTCCATTGTCCCCAGGGCATTTGggaaacagaaagggaaggaTTGCAGCTAGACCAGGAGGGAGGCCCAAAGACCAGGAAATTCCTGGAAAACTCAACAGCCAGCATCCAGCAACAGAGGCTCAGGACTAAGGATGTTCAAATGCAGCTGACAGGAAGGAATGATGAAGGGAAGGGACGTCTGCCGGGGacagaaggtcagagaacaacaggaggggtccagaaaagggcatcagactGGGACCACGACCAGGGGCTGCTGGCCCCCAGCCTCCAGGCACGGGAAGAAGATGCAGCGTTAGGGAACAGGCTTGGGTGGGATCAGCCTGGTGCTCTCGGGCAATCTTGGATCCTGGGATCAAAGAAAGGTTCCACCACAGAGAAGCCACCAGAGTGGACAGGAGTGACCAGTGTCACCGTGCAGGAGGATCCATCAGAAGTGCCCTTGCAGCAGGAG GACCCCGGGTATGGGCTGCAGCTGGCAGAGGAACAGGCCCAATGCCAGGAGCAGCTGCGGGCACAGGAAGAAGAACTTCGGGCACTCCAAGAACAGCTCAGCAG GTGTCAGGAAGAAAGAGCCCTGTTGCAAGAGATGCTggagcagaagcagcaggaggCTTCGAGGAGGGACGCCATGTATCAGAAGGAGCTTGAAGGGCAGAGGGACCTGGTCCAGGCCATGAAAAGGAGGGTGTTTGAACTGATTCA TGAGAAGGACCTCCAATGGCAGAGACTCCAGCAGCTGTCTGCTGTGGCCCCTGGACACTGCATGGGATGTGACAAAGTCTTCCGGCGTCTGTCTCGGCGGTATCCTTGCAG GATCTGTGGAGGCCTGGTTTGCCACGCCTGCTCTGTAGACTATAAGAAGAGGGAACGTTGTTGCCCAGCCTGTGCCCAGCAGGAAGAAATCCAGGTCACCTGA
- the C9H11orf98 gene encoding uncharacterized protein C11orf98 homolog, with protein sequence MGPLGGKITHPQSELKKLFKRHRVLSRVRLCQVVRAVINEGLTARHLLKRRASSAHANIIRSGKKHKQLLQQIQIIQKEKAAMEVEVPSKSTRRSELQPK encoded by the coding sequence ATGGGACCTCTGGGAGGAAAGATCACTCATCCCCAGTCAGAGCTGAAGAAGTTGTTCAAACGCCACAGGGTATTAAGCCGTGTTCGGCTGTGCCAGGTGGTCAGGGCTGTGATAAACGAAGGCCTGACTGCAAGGCACCTCCTCAAGAGGCGAGCGTCCAGTGCTCATGCCAACATCATACGATCTGGGAAGAAACACAAGCAACTCTTGCAGCAGATCCAAATTATCCAGAAAGAAAAAGCAGCCATGGAAGTGGAAGTCCCCTCCAAGTCAACCAGGAGGAGTGAGCTACAGCCCAAATGA